TATAACCACCGATCCCGAGTAAGGCTGCTACCGGTATCGTCAAAATATCATTGATTGGCGTGGCTATGCCCAGCATGAAAATGGTGAACCCGGATACATAGAGCATGACAGGATATGCCAGAAGCTGATTCATGATATCCTGCCCCAGATTTCCTTCAGACGCAGCCCTCGTTACCACGATACCTGTTGCTGTCGATATTAACAAGGCCGGGATTTGACTGACGATCCCGTCGCCGACTGTCAGAAGCGAGTAACGGGTTGCTGCCTCTGCGATAGGGAGCCCTTGTTGGGTCATTCCAATGATGATCCCAAATATCAGGTTGATCAAGACGATGACGATCCCTGCGATGGCATCACCCTTTACAAATTTGGATGCTCCATCCATCGCTCCATAGAAATCCGCTTCTCTCCCTACTTTTTCACGACGGTTCCTTGCATCATGCTCTGAGATCATCCCGGCATTTAAATCAGCATCGATACTCATTTGTTTCCCGGGCATGGCATCGAGTGTAAAGCGCGCGGCAACTTCAGACACCCGCTCAGAACCTTTCGTGATGACAATAAATTGTATGACGATCAGTATGATGAATACAACAAGTCCAACAAGGATATTCCCACCTACAACGAATGTTCCAAAGGTTTCCACAACGTCCCCCGCTTCACCTTTACTAAGGATCGATCTCGTTGTGGAAACATTTAGACCCAATCTGAAAAGCGTCAATAATAATAATAGGGAAGGAAATATAGAAAACTGTAACGGTTCGTTCATATTCATGGAGATTAGGAGGACAAGTAATGCAAGTGAAATATTCATGATGATCAATAAGCTCAATAACCAGGATGGGAATGGAATAATAAGCATGGCAACGATTAGTATGACACTGGCTAAAACGGATAAATCTCTTGCTGACATTGTTTCTCTCCTAACTGCTTACATCTGGTTTTTGATTCGGTAAACATAAGCTAAAATTTCTGCTACTGCCTTGAAAAATTCTTCAGGTACGCTATCGCCGATTTCTGCCGAGTCGTAGAGCGAACGCGCGAGCGGCCGGTTCTCTACCATGACGACGTCATTTTCACCTGCGATGTATTTTATTTTCTGTGCCAGGTAATCAACTCCCTTTGCCACGACATACGGGGCATCCATTTTATCCTCATCATATTTTAGGGCAATGGCAAAGTGAGTGGGATTGGTGATCACTACATCTGCCTCGGGTACTTCCTGCATCATGCGCCGCATGGCCATCTCCCGCTGTCTTTGCTTAATTTTAGACTTGATGAGAGGGTCCCCTTCAACATTTTTATGTTCGTCTTTCAGGTCCTGTTTCGACATCCGTATGTTCTTCTCAAAATCGTATTTTTGATATAGAAAATCAAAAAGTGATAAGAATAATAACGCAAGGGATGCTGCAATTCCCATTTGGATCGTGAGACTTGCCATGGTCGTCAAGGAATCTCCCACCGATTTAAAGGACAGACTCAACACCCGGTCGATGTTCATCCATAAAACGACAAAGGTAATGGCCCCTACAAATGAAATTTTCAGAATGGATTTTAATAATTCGACAATGGCACGCAGGGAAAAAATCCGCTTAAATCCTTTAATGGGATCGATTTTCTCCAACTTAGGCTGTAAGGGCTCTGTCGTGAACATGACACCCACTTGTATATAATTGGAGATCAAGCCGGCAACGAGGGCGACGAGCATGATCGGACCAAGCAGCAGGGCAATCTCCTTCATCAGGTCCATGGTGATGACTTGTACGGTATTTTCAGTAAGATCCATGAGCATGTATTCCTGAAACGTTTGATGAAACAAATCAAACACGATATCCCCTATATAAGAAGCACTGAAAGTCAGAAATAAAAAGACAGCCAGCAGAATGATGGCCGTATTGACATCCTGACTTTTCGCTGTTTGACCTTTTTTTCTGGCGTCATCCCTTTTTTTAGGAGTTGCTTTCTCTGTCTTTTCCCCACTGAAATACTGTAGGTCTAATGATAGCCACTGCAATTTATGTGCCTCCAATAATTTTCATTAAATCCCTCATGGTTACAAACATCATTTCAAACAATTTCTGCATGACCGTAAATGTGACCCCCATGACTATGAATAGCACGATGAAGGCTACCCCGATTTTTATGGGGAACCCAACCACAAAGATATTTAACTGTGGCACGGTCCTCGCTACGATGCCTAATGCCACATCTACCAGGAAAAGGGTCGCGACCACAGGAATGGACATCTGAAAAGCGATGATGAACATGGAATTAAAGGACGTAATGACATAATCGATTAAATTCTCATTTCCAAACGGAATCCAAGGGGAATCGATCGGAATCAATTGATAACTGTAAAAAATCCCATCGAGCAGTAAATGATGACCATTCAGGGCGAGCAATAACAAAAGGGCAAATGTGTACAAATATTGCCCTGTCAAAGGGCTTTGTGCTCCCGTTTGAGGGTCAATCACATTCGCAATGGCGAATCCCATTTGAAAATCAATGAAGCCCCCCGCTATTTGAATAGCCGTTACAATCATGTAGGCAACAAAGCCGATCAAAAGACCGATCATGGCTTCTTTCATGATCAAAAGGAAGTATTGCCCGTTGATTTCAAATGCCTTTGAGTCGATCGTATAGTACATGACCCATGATAGTACAACTGAAAAGGCGATTCGATGCTGTGCAGGTATATTTCGATATGAAAACAGCGGCATCGTGACAAAAAATGCCGAAACCCTCACAAAAACGAGTAGATATACCGATAGTATAGGTACGAGCTCTTCCATTCTACTACCCTACGAACCTTGTTAAATCTGAAAAAATCTGCGAAGTATACGTCACAAGCTTCGTTAACATCCAAGGCCCAAAGAAAACGATGCCAATCAGTACGGCCACAATTTTCGGAATGAATGCCAGTGTCTGTTCTTGAATTTGGGTTGTCGCTTGAAAAATACTGACAATCAAGCCGACAACCAGGGCCAGTAGCAGTAATGGGCCTGATACGACGAGAGTAACGTAGATACCCCGCTCTGCTATGGCAATTACGGATTCAGCATTCATGGTAAGTCACCTACTTAAAAGCTTTGTAAAAGAGATTTTATTACTAAATACCAGCCATCCACTAAAACAAATAGTAAAATTTTGAACGGCAATGAAATCATGACAGGAGGAAGCATCATCATACCCATCGACATCAACACACTCGCAACGACCATATCGATGACCAAAAAGGGGATGAAGATCATAAATCCTATCTGAAAAGCAGTCTTGATTTCACTCAATGCGAAAGCCGGCACTAAGGATGTGAGAGGAATATCTTTCACTGATTCGGGACGATCGGCCCCTGAATATTCCAGAAACAATTCCAGATCCTTCTGTCTCGTCTGCTTACTCATAAATTCTTTAAAAGGAATCGAAGCTTTCGTGTACGCTTCTTCCAGATTGATCTCCTCGTTAAATAAAGGTGTCAACGCTTCATCATTCACCTCTTGGAAAGTAGGAGCCATGATAAAGAAAGTAAGAAATAAAGAAAGTCCGATCAACACCTGATTCGGTGGCATTTGCTGAGTGGCAAGGGACGTACGGACGAAGGACAGGACAATCATGATCCGGGTAAAAGATGTCATCAATATCAGGATACTGGGTGCAAGGGATAAGACGGTAAAGAGTAGCAGCAGCTTTACACTGGTCGACACATCATCTGCTGAGCTGCTATTGAAAAACTCCATGAATTCATTCATCAGACTGTTTCCCCTTATTCTTTAACTCCTCGAGCATCTTTTTCCTACCCTTGTTCATTTCCTCAAGCTGTGATTTCAACTGAGCTTGAAATGACCTGTCCGTTTTATTCGGCGAAGATCCTTTGACTCTGTTCATCAAGCTGGAAACGGCATATTTGGTATCGGGGAATTGGGATTCTTCATAATAGGAAAGAATCTCTTCTTTCTCCTTTTCATCCCTTACCTCTTTCAAAAGCTGAATATCTTCACCCACACCCAGGACCAGTACCTGTCTGCCTACCTTTACGATCTGTACTGAACGGTTCCCCCCAAGTGGGGTCCCGCCTAAATGGTTGATTAATTTTGTTTGCTGAAATGATCTTCCTTTTTGATTAATGAACTTTAATAAAAAATATATGAGTGCCACTACAAAGATAAGGGCAACGATCATCTTAAGGTAATCTAAAAACGTAACGGAAGTGGCAAGCCCTGATTCAGAACCTTCCACTCCATCCGTTTGCTGCCCCTCGCATGTATCCGGATGCTCTATGCAGTCTTTCACATTATTCACTTCAGCAAATGCTTTCATATCCCCGGCGGCTGCCGTGAAGATGAAAAGCAATATTGCAAATAGCATTTGAAACTTTTTCAATACATGCACCTTCTTATTAACTGTTAGCTTAACGCTTTCTGGATCGCTTCGATTACACGATCCGCCTGGAACGGCTTGACGATAAAATCTTTCGCACCAGCTTGAATCGCATCGATGACCATGGCTTGTTGGCCCATGGCTGAACACATAATGATTTTTGCAGAGGCATCAATCGACTTGATTTCCTTTAAGGCAGCAATCCCATCTTTTTCAGGCATGGTAATATCCATCGTCACAAGATCGGGTTTTAACTCCTTGTATTTATCCACAGCCTGACTTCCATCCGCTGCTTCCCCTACTACGTCAAATCCATTTTTCGTTAAAATATCTTTGATCATCATTCTCATAAAGGCTGCATCATCTACAATTAGAATCTTATTCGCCATTACCCTCATCCTCCATTATCTCTAATTAAAATCTTCTATTATTTATTTCAGTTTTTTAATTCGATCACTCTGACTAACAATGTCGGTTATCCTGACACCAAAGTTCTCATCGATGACAACGACTTCCCCTTTGGCCATCAACTGGCTATTCACAAGGATATTGACCGGCTCTCCCGCCAACTTATCGAGTTCGATGATCGAACCAGACGACAACTCAAGGATGTCTCTGACTGATCGATTCGTTCTTCCAAGCTCCACCGTCACTTGAAGTGGAATATCCAACAGCATATTTAGATTGTTACTTTCCTGCTGTCCCAGTGGAGCAGGCTCGAAACTGCTGAATGTAGCCGGTTGTACATGTACGGGCTCAGATTGTCCGCTTTGTTCCCCCAGATGCTGAGAGTGGGACTGATGATGCGGGTTCGTGCTTTCATGGATCCCGCTATATACCGGTTCAGGAACGGAATGCGGTGCTTCCACCATACTTGGTGCCGATGCAGCCGCCACTTCCTCTGTCGCACCACCATTCATTAATTCATCCACTAAGCTTCTGGCAAAGGATAGGGGAAGGAGCTGCATGATATTAGAATCAATCAGATCTCCAATTTTCAACGAAAACGATACTTTAACAAGCAGGTCTTGATCTGGGATGTTTTCTTCCCCTTCTCCCCGGGGAATGTACATAAGATCAATGGATGGAGGTGAAATATCCACCTTCTTACTGAATACAGTCGACATGGATGTAGCGGCTGAACCCATCATCTGATTCATGGCCTCCTGTACAGCGCTGAGCTGGATTTCACCGAGATCCCCGGATGGGTTTCTTCCATCGCCGCCAAGCATCAAGTCGGCAATGATGGACGCATCCGATTGTTGGATCACGAGCAAATTCACACCGGAGAACCCTTCCGTATACTGAACCTGAATGGCTACATAAGGATGAGGAAATTCCTCTTCTAAATAGTTCTTGTCAATGATGGTCACTTTAGGGGTCGTAATTTCCACCTTCTGATTTAATAAGGTGGAAAGTGCGGTTGCAGAACTTCCAAACGATATGTTCCCGATTTCACCCAAAGCATCTTCTTCTATGGAGCTGATATAATCACTCATCTTAATTTCTTTGCGTTCTTCTACTTTTTCTTCTGGCTCCGCAGAACCACGAAGTAACGCATCTATTTCATCTTGCGATAACATATCACTCATCTTCGTCGTCTCCCCCTTTCAACGAATCTAAAATTTGCACGGCCATTTTTTTATTTGATTTACCAGGCTGTGCAGTGAATTTAGGAATCTCACCTATTTTTACAGTTAAAGGATCATCGATTCGTGTGTTCATTTCAATGACATCTCCAATCGAAAGCATCAGGAACTCTTCGATGGTGATGTCTGATTGTCCTAATTCAGCTACGATTGGAACTTGTGCCCTCTTGATTCTTCTTTCCAGCTGGGCGGTTTCTTCAGGGTTGCTCTCTTTCCGCTTTGATTCCATCCAATAACTGCCGGATAATTTCGGAAGGATCGGTTCCAATACAACGTGAGGAATGCAAATGTTGATCATTCCACTGGTCTCACCAATCGTTGTATTCAAGGAAATGACCACTACGGTTTCATTGGGAGAGACCATTTGCAGAAACTGTGGATTCACTTCAAACTCAGCAAACAAAGGATCGACGTCCACCACGGTGCTCCAGGCTTCCCTGAGATTTTCAAACGCCTTTTCAAATAGTTGGCTCATGATTCTCGTTTCAATTTCCGTTAAGCTTTCCACTTTATTGACACTGATCCCTCTGCCTCCCATGACCCGGTCCATCATCGAATAAGCAATATTCGGGTTGATTTCCATGAGGATCCTGCCATCCAAAGGCGGCAGTTCATATACGTTCAAAATCGTCATTTTCGGTACGGAACGAATAAATTCCTCATAAGGGATCTGATCAGCAGAAGCTACATTGATTTGAACGTACGTTCTTAGCTGGGCAGAGAAATAGGTCGTTAAAATCCTTGCGAAATTCTCATGGATCCTCGTTAAGCTTCTGATCTGGTCTTTTGAAAAACGCAGGGCTCTCTTAAAATCATATACTTTGACTTTCTTCTCTTCTTCTTCTTTCTTGAAATCATCCGCACTCATCTCCCCTGTATTGAGGGCTGATAACAGAGCATCAATTTCACTTTGAGACAATATTTCACTTGCCATCCCTTCACCTCCAAACCTTCAGGCCAATTTATTGAATCATCATAGAGGTGATATATACTCTTTCAACCGCGCCTTCCTGCATGAGGGAGTTCACTTTGTCTTTCACCTTTGTCTCGACCAATTCTTTCCCTTTTTTCCCTTGCAGTTCTTCTGCTTTCAATTCTGAAAGCTCTTCTATGATGATATTATTCACTTGAAAATCCCTTTTCGCTAATTCTTTCTTCGCTTTCTTACTATCCGTTTGAATCTTAAAAGAGATACGAATAAAGTCGTTGCTCATTAAATTGGTGGTCATTTCAGGTATGTCCACTGAGTTTTCAATCACTTCTTCAATGGAGGGACCTTTTGCTTCCTCATCCCCGGAAAACTTCAGCAATACCACCAGTGCTATGACACCGACGAGGGTAATGGTCACCAATGAGATCATCATGATGGTCATCGTTTTACTCTTCAATTTGTATTACCTCCCTCCTGGGGCAGATGAAGCAGATTCACTTTTTGAAAAAAGGTAAGTGAGCGGGAATTGACCTCATCCACTGATTCTTTCACAACATACCGTCTACCATTTGTTAATAGAATGGTAGTATCGGGAAATGCTTCGACTGTTTCTATGTATAGGGCATTCAACGTAAACGATTTACCATTCAGCCTGGTCAATGTAATCATTCATTTATTGGGAGTGACTGATCTCCTCAGCCACTCCCTTCCTCCCTTTCAAGGAATTAACGTTTCAAGTTTACAAGTTCCTGCAGGATTTCATCCGATGTTGTGATGATCCGGGTATTAGCCTGGAATCCACGTTGAGCTGTAATCATCTCGGTGAATTCTTCGGAAAGGTCTACATTGGACATTTCAAGGGACCCGGACTGAAGGGCTCCACGTCCTTCCCCAGCAACACCCTGGTTTGGAAGGCCGGAGTTATTGGAAGCCTGGAACAGATTATTACCTGCCTTTGTCAATCCGCCGGGATTAGAGAATGTGGCCAGAGACAGCTGACTCAACACTCTCACTTCCCCGTTTGAAAATACTCCATTTACTTCACCGGAAGAACCGATATTGAAGCTTTCAAGATATCCTTCTGAGTTTCCATCAACCGTATCTACATTGGCAGAGGAGGAGCTGTCGAACTGAGTGATCTTGGAGAAGTCCAGATCTATATCTTGAGTTGGATTTGCTCCAGTTGAGTTATTTATTGTGATGGCAAAAGGAACATATCCTGAAGCTGGTGATTGCACTTTTCCGGCATTGTCAAAAGAAATTGTTGTAGTTTCATTAACAGTGACACCCGGTGTCAAACTTGATACAGTGGCCTCCCATTGATTTAAACCTGTCTTCTCCATCACGATTTTCAAACTGATGTCCTGCCCCAATGAATCTTTCACTTTTGTCTCTAATTCTACTTGGGTATTATTCGGTGCACTGGACTTCAAATTCCCATTATAAGTAGCCACACTAGTCGCTTGAGGCGCCATAGTAGTATTAGTATCAATCTTAATATCTGCCGTACCACTCTTATTGACCACTCCTGCAGCATCAACGGGATACCCTTGAACTAGATTCCCCTGACCCGTCACAAGATTTCCGTTAGAATCCAGGTAAAAGTTCCCGGCACGTGTGTACATTTCGTTATTTCCCTGTCTCACAACGAAGTATCCATCTCCTGATATGGCGACATCCAATGAGCGTCCGGTAGTTTGAAGACTTCCCTGCGTCTGGATTGTATCGATGGATGATAAGGACGATCCAAGCCCTACTTGCTTTGCATTTTGCCCTCCCCGGTTGTCTGTTGCCCTGCTGGCACCGGACACGGTTTGATTCATGAGATCCTGGAATGTGACCCGTCCTTTTTTATATCCGTACGTATTGACATTGGCGATATTATTACCGATTACATCTAATTTGGTCTGAAAGTTTTTCATTCCACTTATACCTGAATACATTGAACGTAGCATGAATGTTTTCCCCTTTCGTATGTGCTGCTTCAGTCATTCCACAGCATATAGGCTTCCTTCTCGAGGTCCGGCCTATGAATCGATTAATATGGTTCCATTAATGTTGGTGAATATTTGAGAATTTGCCTCTTCACGGTCCAAAGCGGTGATCACCGTTTGGTTCTTGGCACTTACAATCAATGCGGCATCTTTCAGAATAACCAGTGAGTCCTGTACACCCTTATTCTTCGCTTCTTTCACTTTCTCCCCAATCTTTTCCCACGTTTCAGAAGGAATAGAGATTCCTCTTTGTTCCATCCTTATTTTCGCATGTTTGCTGATTTGCAATGGAGAGACATCTTTGATCGCCTTATCCAATTGAGTCGCAAATGATGCAGAAGAGCGGGCAGATCGATTAACTGCTTTACTATGATAATTAGACGTTATGGGTTGCGGTGAGCGGTGAAAGAACGTTTTTTCCATAAAACCACTCCCTAGGATTCAATTTTTAACAATGCAATACTTGAGATTTTTTCACCTGAATCGGTATGAATCCATATTTGGGAATCCTTCTTCGAAACGGATTGAACGACTCCGCTCAATTCCCCATCTTCCCCACTCCATGTCACCTTCTTGCCTATTAAGAGGGATGCGCTTACGAGAGATGACTCTCCGCTTCCTGAAGTATTGACTTGAGAAATATTCCCCGGATTCAAAATCGTGCCATCTTCCATGATGAATTCAACCGAATCACCTTTAAAACGGACACCCTTAACGAGTCCTTGTCCTTCTTGAATTTCAGGTACTTCATCTGATTCTGATTCAACAACCTTATGCCAGGTCACTTCTTTCCCTACAAATTGATTATAAGAAATCAGTTGGGTCTGACTTTGTGTATCAACGAACTTCTCCATCGTCTTGGTCAGATTGGTCATTTGCTCCAGAGAAGAAAATGTCGCCATTTGTGCGATGAAATCCTTGTCCTGCATGGGGTTCATCGGGTCTTGATTTTGCAATTGGGTCATGAGGATTTTAAGGAAATCATCTTTCCCTAAAATATCCCCCCCTGTTTCACGCTTAGCCTGAACGTTGGAATATAGTAAACTGGGATCTATTTTCGTCATGTCATCACCTATATTTCAGTATTTACGAGATAATCTTTGAAGGACTGAGTCTCCTCTTCATGGGTCGATTGGGATTGATCGGATTGTTTATGCTGATGGGACCCCTGACCGGATTGTCCTTTATGCTGACGCTCAGTTTCCGAGAATGCCTGTGATATTTCAATCTTCTCAACGTTCAGGTTCTGGGCACTGAAAGCATGTTTCAATCCATGAATTTGTGAATCCAGCATTTCTTTCGCACCTGTGGTTGAAGCAAGGATCTTCGCTGTCATGACCCCATTCTGCTGCAATAATTCAATCCTTATTGAACCCAATTGTTCTGGATACAGTTTAATCAGCAGCTTACTCATATTTGGTTGGGATATCATATTCGATTTACCCAGGATATTATGAAATTCTTTAACAAATTGCTCGTATTGAAGGGAGCGGCCGGTCGATGGCAGATTCATTGAAAAGGTTTCAGCCTTGGGCAGAACAAAATGAAGATTCGTTCCTTGAACCGGTTGAATTCCTTTCTTTTCGGCCGTGGAGCCATGCATATCAGGATTCTGATTCATCGTTTCTTCAGGTACCCGGCGCGTATAGGCTTCTCGCAGAATCCTTGACCAGTCACCTGACGTTTGTTGAAGTTTTGGTATGGTACCCTCTAACCCGGATTGAATATTCTTCACCAATTCTTTTACCTCTGCTGCTTTCGATGAATCTGTGACATGCATATCACGATTACGAGCAAAAAGGTCCAATACCTTTGCCAATTTGACGACGCCTTCTATTTGACCCTGGCCATTTAATTCTTTCAAATAATTTTCTACAGAAGACTTTCCGGCCTTGGTATCCTTTGTAAGAGCGGACTGTAATAGTTGAAGTGTACCAATAAGGTCTTCATAAACATCCTCAACCTGCTCCGGATCGACAGGTGATCCCGTTCCCACCATGACTGACTTCAATTCGGAAAAAAGTGTTTTGATTCCATCAGTACTTATGCCAAGAATGTCTGCAATCTGATTAACATCAAGTTCTTTCACTTTTGAGAGTTGATCCAACTGCTCTTGAGTGAGGCCGAGATCCTCCAGTTTGCCAGCTTCCAGGATCGCTTCAAGATTTACGAGAAAGGACGGGGCATCCACTGATTTGACTTCCTTCAATTCACTGCTTTGGTTGGCGACAAACCCCAAAAGATGCTGTGAAAAGCCCGTTTCTTTTTTGGGAAGATTCCCTTCCTTATACAGGGGTGATGCAGCGTTTACCCTTTGTGTAGCGATTCCGATTTCCATTTATTCACCTCCTTTAAAGAAATA
The DNA window shown above is from Rossellomorea vietnamensis and carries:
- the flhB gene encoding flagellar biosynthesis protein FlhB yields the protein MQWLSLDLQYFSGEKTEKATPKKRDDARKKGQTAKSQDVNTAIILLAVFLFLTFSASYIGDIVFDLFHQTFQEYMLMDLTENTVQVITMDLMKEIALLLGPIMLVALVAGLISNYIQVGVMFTTEPLQPKLEKIDPIKGFKRIFSLRAIVELLKSILKISFVGAITFVVLWMNIDRVLSLSFKSVGDSLTTMASLTIQMGIAASLALLFLSLFDFLYQKYDFEKNIRMSKQDLKDEHKNVEGDPLIKSKIKQRQREMAMRRMMQEVPEADVVITNPTHFAIALKYDEDKMDAPYVVAKGVDYLAQKIKYIAGENDVVMVENRPLARSLYDSAEIGDSVPEEFFKAVAEILAYVYRIKNQM
- the fliR gene encoding flagellar biosynthetic protein FliR, translated to MEELVPILSVYLLVFVRVSAFFVTMPLFSYRNIPAQHRIAFSVVLSWVMYYTIDSKAFEINGQYFLLIMKEAMIGLLIGFVAYMIVTAIQIAGGFIDFQMGFAIANVIDPQTGAQSPLTGQYLYTFALLLLLALNGHHLLLDGIFYSYQLIPIDSPWIPFGNENLIDYVITSFNSMFIIAFQMSIPVVATLFLVDVALGIVARTVPQLNIFVVGFPIKIGVAFIVLFIVMGVTFTVMQKLFEMMFVTMRDLMKIIGGT
- the fliQ gene encoding flagellar biosynthesis protein FliQ; translation: MNAESVIAIAERGIYVTLVVSGPLLLLALVVGLIVSIFQATTQIQEQTLAFIPKIVAVLIGIVFFGPWMLTKLVTYTSQIFSDLTRFVG
- the fliP gene encoding flagellar type III secretion system pore protein FliP (The bacterial flagellar biogenesis protein FliP forms a type III secretion system (T3SS)-type pore required for flagellar assembly.), with product MNEFMEFFNSSSADDVSTSVKLLLLFTVLSLAPSILILMTSFTRIMIVLSFVRTSLATQQMPPNQVLIGLSLFLTFFIMAPTFQEVNDEALTPLFNEEINLEEAYTKASIPFKEFMSKQTRQKDLELFLEYSGADRPESVKDIPLTSLVPAFALSEIKTAFQIGFMIFIPFLVIDMVVASVLMSMGMMMLPPVMISLPFKILLFVLVDGWYLVIKSLLQSF
- a CDS encoding flagellar biosynthetic protein FliO, with protein sequence MKKFQMLFAILLFIFTAAAGDMKAFAEVNNVKDCIEHPDTCEGQQTDGVEGSESGLATSVTFLDYLKMIVALIFVVALIYFLLKFINQKGRSFQQTKLINHLGGTPLGGNRSVQIVKVGRQVLVLGVGEDIQLLKEVRDEKEKEEILSYYEESQFPDTKYAVSSLMNRVKGSSPNKTDRSFQAQLKSQLEEMNKGRKKMLEELKNKGKQSDE
- a CDS encoding response regulator, yielding MANKILIVDDAAFMRMMIKDILTKNGFDVVGEAADGSQAVDKYKELKPDLVTMDITMPEKDGIAALKEIKSIDASAKIIMCSAMGQQAMVIDAIQAGAKDFIVKPFQADRVIEAIQKALS
- the fliY gene encoding flagellar motor switch phosphatase FliY, which encodes MSDMLSQDEIDALLRGSAEPEEKVEERKEIKMSDYISSIEEDALGEIGNISFGSSATALSTLLNQKVEITTPKVTIIDKNYLEEEFPHPYVAIQVQYTEGFSGVNLLVIQQSDASIIADLMLGGDGRNPSGDLGEIQLSAVQEAMNQMMGSAATSMSTVFSKKVDISPPSIDLMYIPRGEGEENIPDQDLLVKVSFSLKIGDLIDSNIMQLLPLSFARSLVDELMNGGATEEVAAASAPSMVEAPHSVPEPVYSGIHESTNPHHQSHSQHLGEQSGQSEPVHVQPATFSSFEPAPLGQQESNNLNMLLDIPLQVTVELGRTNRSVRDILELSSGSIIELDKLAGEPVNILVNSQLMAKGEVVVIDENFGVRITDIVSQSDRIKKLK
- the fliM gene encoding flagellar motor switch protein FliM gives rise to the protein MASEILSQSEIDALLSALNTGEMSADDFKKEEEEKKVKVYDFKRALRFSKDQIRSLTRIHENFARILTTYFSAQLRTYVQINVASADQIPYEEFIRSVPKMTILNVYELPPLDGRILMEINPNIAYSMMDRVMGGRGISVNKVESLTEIETRIMSQLFEKAFENLREAWSTVVDVDPLFAEFEVNPQFLQMVSPNETVVVISLNTTIGETSGMINICIPHVVLEPILPKLSGSYWMESKRKESNPEETAQLERRIKRAQVPIVAELGQSDITIEEFLMLSIGDVIEMNTRIDDPLTVKIGEIPKFTAQPGKSNKKMAVQILDSLKGGDDEDE
- the fliL gene encoding flagellar basal body-associated protein FliL — its product is MTIMMISLVTITLVGVIALVVLLKFSGDEEAKGPSIEEVIENSVDIPEMTTNLMSNDFIRISFKIQTDSKKAKKELAKRDFQVNNIIIEELSELKAEELQGKKGKELVETKVKDKVNSLMQEGAVERVYITSMMIQ
- a CDS encoding flagellar FlbD family protein, which produces MITLTRLNGKSFTLNALYIETVEAFPDTTILLTNGRRYVVKESVDEVNSRSLTFFQKVNLLHLPQEGGNTN
- the flgF gene encoding flagellar basal-body rod protein FlgF, with product MLRSMYSGISGMKNFQTKLDVIGNNIANVNTYGYKKGRVTFQDLMNQTVSGASRATDNRGGQNAKQVGLGSSLSSIDTIQTQGSLQTTGRSLDVAISGDGYFVVRQGNNEMYTRAGNFYLDSNGNLVTGQGNLVQGYPVDAAGVVNKSGTADIKIDTNTTMAPQATSVATYNGNLKSSAPNNTQVELETKVKDSLGQDISLKIVMEKTGLNQWEATVSSLTPGVTVNETTTISFDNAGKVQSPASGYVPFAITINNSTGANPTQDIDLDFSKITQFDSSSSANVDTVDGNSEGYLESFNIGSSGEVNGVFSNGEVRVLSQLSLATFSNPGGLTKAGNNLFQASNNSGLPNQGVAGEGRGALQSGSLEMSNVDLSEEFTEMITAQRGFQANTRIITTSDEILQELVNLKR
- a CDS encoding TIGR02530 family flagellar biosynthesis protein, giving the protein MEKTFFHRSPQPITSNYHSKAVNRSARSSASFATQLDKAIKDVSPLQISKHAKIRMEQRGISIPSETWEKIGEKVKEAKNKGVQDSLVILKDAALIVSAKNQTVITALDREEANSQIFTNINGTILIDS
- the flgD gene encoding flagellar hook assembly protein FlgD, with product MTKIDPSLLYSNVQAKRETGGDILGKDDFLKILMTQLQNQDPMNPMQDKDFIAQMATFSSLEQMTNLTKTMEKFVDTQSQTQLISYNQFVGKEVTWHKVVESESDEVPEIQEGQGLVKGVRFKGDSVEFIMEDGTILNPGNISQVNTSGSGESSLVSASLLIGKKVTWSGEDGELSGVVQSVSKKDSQIWIHTDSGEKISSIALLKIES
- a CDS encoding flagellar hook-length control protein FliK, with protein sequence MEIGIATQRVNAASPLYKEGNLPKKETGFSQHLLGFVANQSSELKEVKSVDAPSFLVNLEAILEAGKLEDLGLTQEQLDQLSKVKELDVNQIADILGISTDGIKTLFSELKSVMVGTGSPVDPEQVEDVYEDLIGTLQLLQSALTKDTKAGKSSVENYLKELNGQGQIEGVVKLAKVLDLFARNRDMHVTDSSKAAEVKELVKNIQSGLEGTIPKLQQTSGDWSRILREAYTRRVPEETMNQNPDMHGSTAEKKGIQPVQGTNLHFVLPKAETFSMNLPSTGRSLQYEQFVKEFHNILGKSNMISQPNMSKLLIKLYPEQLGSIRIELLQQNGVMTAKILASTTGAKEMLDSQIHGLKHAFSAQNLNVEKIEISQAFSETERQHKGQSGQGSHQHKQSDQSQSTHEEETQSFKDYLVNTEI